In a single window of the Candidatus Kaiserbacteria bacterium genome:
- a CDS encoding TatD family hydrolase: MTFRYIDIHTHLNLDAFDVDGEEVGERTRAEGVAYINIGTGKATSEKAVALAHEAEGVFATVGMHPTHTSGEHAETFEYEDFRSLARNEKVVAIGECGLDYFRVDKEMKGEEEAVFLKHIQLANEVGKPLMLHIRPSEGSMDAYHDALRHLKAHAKVLGNVHFFAGTYAVAKQFWDIGFTTSFTGVITFASQYDEVIKNAPLAMLHAETDAPYVAPVPYRGKRNEPRYVKEVYKRIATIRGEDEEKVRCALLENARRVFGATL; this comes from the coding sequence ATGACTTTTCGCTACATAGACATTCACACACATTTAAATCTTGATGCGTTTGACGTTGACGGTGAGGAGGTGGGCGAGCGCACCCGCGCTGAGGGTGTTGCGTATATCAATATTGGTACGGGAAAGGCGACGAGCGAAAAAGCAGTGGCGCTCGCCCATGAAGCGGAGGGAGTTTTTGCGACTGTCGGTATGCACCCGACACACACAAGCGGTGAACACGCAGAGACTTTTGAATATGAAGATTTTCGCTCACTTGCTCGGAATGAAAAAGTGGTGGCTATAGGTGAGTGTGGACTCGATTATTTTCGCGTGGACAAGGAAATGAAAGGGGAGGAAGAAGCTGTGTTCCTTAAACACATACAACTTGCGAATGAAGTAGGGAAGCCGCTCATGCTTCACATTCGCCCCAGTGAAGGGAGTATGGATGCATATCATGATGCACTCCGTCACCTCAAAGCACATGCGAAGGTGCTCGGGAACGTACACTTTTTTGCAGGTACCTATGCAGTAGCAAAGCAGTTTTGGGATATAGGATTCACCACATCATTCACTGGTGTCATTACGTTTGCCTCACAATATGATGAGGTTATCAAAAATGCACCGCTCGCTATGCTCCATGCGGAAACCGATGCACCCTACGTTGCACCCGTACCATACCGAGGGAAGAGGAATGAACCAAGATATGTAAAAGAGGTGTATAAGCGAATTGCTACAATACGAGGGGAAGATGAAGAGAAGGTGCGATGTGCACTCCTTGAAAACGCCAGAAGGGTGTTTGGGGCTACTCTATAA
- a CDS encoding class I tRNA ligase family protein, with translation MEKKIENRKNTPTVQTEKSDVALREEEILAFWRENEIFNKSVETPAGREGALEHYVFYDGPPFATGTPHYGHILAGTIKDAIPRFQTMNGKRVIRKWGWDCHGLPLENIIEKRLGLSTKRDIEEMGVKQFNEAARDAVLEYADDWKEVVPRMGRFVDMEDDYRTMDATYTESVWWVFSELNKKGLVYEGFKTMHLCPRCGTTLSNFEVNQGYKDIKDIAVTVKMPLLDEQGNVTDTSILIWTTTPWTLPGNLAVAVNRDIEYVKVQVTLDGTEEKVILAKARLAQLSTDEYEILEEMKGEALLGRKYLPPFDSFLKQEFVGKEKAWTIYHADYVEVGEEGTGAVHIAPAYGDDDMELAKREGVPVMHHVDVDGHFKECVTHFAGQLVKPKDDDKADVSHLDADIEVVKYLKDAHLLVRKENITHSYPHCWRCDTPLLNYATTSWFVRVTDIKDALVSENAKVHWVPEHVGTNRFGKWLEGARDWAVSRQRYWGAPIPIWKNVKTGVYKVFGSLAELKTYIPKSGNTYFLTRHGESEFNPQFILNGLPGIKNGLTEKGKAQVDATVEALRGTQIDLIYYSPLERTIATAMRIREELGVPMEACFEDDRIKEMQFGEFEGKQVYEYHAFFGAGYNRLVMCPEGGESWTDVKKRVGEFLYEIEKKHSGKKILIVSHNGALQMLQAAAHGDEHKHLGEIIETDEYDMHNAEVRALDFTPLPHNDTYVLDFHRPYIDEIELVDTDGERMVRVPDVFDCWFESGSMPYAQNHYPFENLESFNAEKSIGFPAQFIAEGLDQTRGWFYSLLVLGVALFGKSPFESVIVNGLTLAEDGKKMSKSLQNYPDPMELANRVGVDALRYYLLSSPVVHGEDLSVSEKEILELQRKNIGRLHNVLAMYETYQNDAPAQEISTNILDMWIIARLNETVRDITAGYASYELDKATRPIEGLIDDLSVWYLRRSRERLKGEDMHDKARALATLRYVLKNLALLMAPVMPFYAEYLFLRVREEGEAESVHLMSWPKGGEVDINLLSQMSLTRQIVTIGLEARAKANIKVRQPLPRIDVSELPKEEFISLILEEINVKTIGVFMEATLSGSGSLSGILDTTITPALKQEGNVRELMRAIQEARKTAGLEPNDRIVLWVSAPTKELIAPFEIEMLRTVGAREARIDESGATQTLILEGVGYRFGITVA, from the coding sequence ATGGAAAAGAAAATAGAGAATAGAAAAAATACGCCCACAGTGCAAACTGAAAAAAGTGACGTTGCACTTCGTGAGGAAGAGATACTCGCGTTTTGGCGAGAGAACGAAATTTTTAATAAGTCGGTAGAGACACCTGCGGGCAGAGAAGGTGCCCTGGAGCACTATGTTTTTTATGATGGGCCACCGTTTGCTACAGGCACGCCACACTATGGACACATTCTTGCAGGAACGATAAAGGATGCTATCCCACGGTTCCAGACAATGAACGGCAAGCGCGTCATCCGTAAGTGGGGATGGGATTGTCACGGCCTTCCTTTGGAAAATATTATAGAAAAGCGTCTTGGGCTCTCCACCAAGCGAGACATTGAAGAGATGGGGGTGAAACAATTTAATGAAGCGGCACGAGATGCGGTCCTCGAGTACGCTGACGATTGGAAGGAGGTTGTGCCACGCATGGGACGTTTTGTGGATATGGAGGACGACTATCGCACGATGGACGCCACGTACACCGAGTCGGTATGGTGGGTATTTTCTGAACTCAACAAAAAAGGTCTTGTCTATGAGGGATTTAAAACTATGCATCTTTGTCCTCGTTGTGGGACGACTCTTTCTAACTTTGAGGTGAATCAGGGATATAAGGATATCAAGGATATCGCGGTCACGGTAAAAATGCCGTTATTGGATGAGCAAGGGAATGTAACCGACACCTCAATACTCATCTGGACGACAACGCCGTGGACACTTCCGGGGAACCTTGCGGTTGCCGTGAATCGCGATATTGAATACGTGAAGGTGCAGGTGACGCTCGACGGTACTGAGGAAAAAGTAATTCTTGCAAAAGCACGCCTCGCGCAACTTAGCACCGATGAATATGAAATTCTCGAAGAGATGAAAGGCGAAGCACTTCTCGGAAGGAAATATCTTCCACCGTTTGATTCTTTTTTAAAACAGGAATTTGTAGGAAAAGAAAAAGCGTGGACTATCTACCATGCCGATTATGTGGAGGTGGGGGAGGAGGGGACAGGCGCAGTGCATATTGCACCAGCGTATGGCGACGATGATATGGAGCTCGCTAAGCGTGAGGGAGTGCCGGTGATGCATCATGTGGATGTAGATGGACACTTCAAGGAGTGCGTCACCCATTTTGCAGGACAACTCGTAAAACCAAAAGATGATGATAAGGCAGATGTCTCTCATCTCGATGCGGATATTGAAGTGGTGAAGTATTTGAAGGATGCGCATCTTCTCGTGCGAAAAGAAAATATCACGCACTCATATCCACACTGTTGGCGCTGTGACACACCGCTTCTCAACTATGCGACAACCTCGTGGTTTGTGCGTGTGACCGACATTAAAGACGCGCTCGTAAGCGAAAATGCAAAAGTACACTGGGTTCCCGAGCATGTGGGTACGAATCGTTTTGGCAAGTGGCTCGAAGGTGCGCGTGATTGGGCGGTATCTCGCCAACGGTATTGGGGTGCGCCAATCCCAATTTGGAAAAATGTAAAGACGGGTGTGTACAAGGTCTTCGGCTCTCTCGCAGAATTGAAGACGTACATTCCAAAGTCAGGAAATACCTATTTCCTTACGCGTCACGGCGAGTCGGAGTTCAATCCACAATTCATTTTAAACGGACTACCCGGAATAAAAAACGGTCTTACAGAAAAAGGGAAGGCACAGGTGGACGCCACGGTAGAAGCACTCCGTGGTACGCAGATTGACCTCATATACTATTCGCCACTCGAGCGCACCATTGCGACTGCAATGCGTATTCGCGAGGAGCTTGGGGTGCCTATGGAGGCGTGTTTCGAAGACGACCGCATCAAGGAAATGCAATTTGGTGAATTCGAAGGAAAGCAGGTGTATGAGTACCATGCGTTTTTTGGTGCAGGGTACAATCGCCTCGTCATGTGTCCAGAGGGCGGGGAGTCTTGGACTGATGTAAAAAAGCGCGTAGGAGAATTTCTCTATGAAATAGAAAAAAAGCACAGCGGCAAAAAAATCCTTATCGTGTCACATAATGGCGCACTCCAAATGCTCCAAGCGGCTGCGCATGGTGATGAACACAAGCATCTCGGTGAAATAATAGAGACCGATGAGTACGACATGCATAACGCAGAAGTGCGTGCACTCGATTTTACACCGCTTCCACACAATGATACATACGTTCTTGATTTTCACCGTCCATACATAGATGAAATCGAACTCGTCGATACTGATGGTGAGAGAATGGTGCGTGTACCAGACGTCTTTGACTGCTGGTTTGAATCGGGTTCCATGCCCTATGCGCAAAATCACTATCCTTTTGAAAATCTCGAATCCTTTAATGCAGAAAAGAGTATTGGTTTCCCCGCGCAGTTTATTGCGGAAGGGCTTGATCAGACGCGCGGATGGTTCTACTCACTTCTCGTACTCGGTGTTGCACTCTTCGGGAAGTCACCTTTTGAAAGTGTGATTGTGAATGGGCTTACGCTCGCGGAAGATGGAAAGAAAATGAGTAAGTCACTTCAGAATTACCCTGACCCAATGGAACTTGCCAATCGTGTGGGTGTGGATGCACTTCGCTATTATCTTCTCTCGTCACCCGTGGTGCATGGAGAAGATTTGAGTGTGTCGGAAAAGGAAATACTCGAACTTCAGCGCAAGAATATTGGACGTCTGCATAACGTGCTTGCAATGTACGAGACATATCAAAATGACGCCCCTGCTCAGGAGATTTCAACAAATATTCTCGATATGTGGATAATTGCACGACTGAACGAAACTGTGCGTGATATCACTGCAGGCTACGCATCCTACGAACTCGATAAAGCAACGCGTCCAATCGAAGGACTTATTGACGATCTCTCGGTGTGGTATTTGCGACGTTCGCGTGAAAGACTGAAGGGTGAAGATATGCATGATAAAGCACGTGCACTCGCGACGCTTCGCTATGTGCTTAAAAATCTTGCACTTCTCATGGCACCAGTCATGCCATTCTATGCCGAGTATCTTTTCCTGCGTGTCCGCGAGGAAGGGGAAGCAGAAAGTGTCCACCTTATGTCGTGGCCGAAGGGAGGAGAGGTAGATATCAATCTTCTTTCACAAATGTCCTTAACGAGACAAATTGTGACTATCGGTTTGGAAGCACGAGCAAAAGCAAATATTAAGGTAAGACAACCTCTTCCGAGGATCGATGTGTCAGAACTTCCGAAAGAAGAGTTCATCTCTCTAATTTTAGAGGAAATAAATGTTAAGACTATCGGTGTCTTTATGGAGGCAACTCTTTCTGGTTCAGGCTCTCTTTCAGGCATCCTCGATACTACTATCACACCCGCACTCAAGCAAGAGGGAAATGTGCGTGAGCTTATGCGCGCTATTCAGGAAGCACGCAAAACTGCAGGGCTTGAGCCGAATGACAGAATCGTACTATGGGTGAGTGCTCCAACGAAAGAACTCATTGCACCGTTTGAAATCGAAATGCTTCGTACTGTCGGTGCGCGCGAAGCACGCATTGATGAATCAGGAGCAACACAAACCCTCATTCTTGAAGGCGTTGGATATCGCTTTGGCATCACTGTTGCGTAA
- a CDS encoding GGDEF domain-containing protein, which translates to MEKSKKSVPCAHCKALFDKLKAKSGIDHLTGLPNRQVFDKVVRREVNRTTRGVGTLSLAILDLDDFKQVNDTYGHPVGDRVLKKLASILKKETRSTDIVCRIGGEEFVIIMPETPLQGAWSHLEKIRIIIEKKMRFKEGKTRFSVTTSVGVTTIGQGSDISSQSSLYVCADKALYLAKKNGKNRVCTVSF; encoded by the coding sequence GTGGAAAAAAGCAAAAAGTCAGTGCCCTGTGCACACTGCAAAGCACTTTTCGACAAACTCAAGGCAAAGTCCGGTATAGATCATCTTACTGGGCTACCGAATCGGCAAGTCTTTGACAAAGTAGTCCGCCGTGAGGTCAATCGCACGACTCGGGGTGTAGGGACCTTGTCTCTTGCCATCCTTGACCTCGACGACTTCAAGCAGGTCAACGACACATACGGTCATCCTGTAGGTGATCGCGTCCTCAAAAAACTTGCCTCAATCCTTAAAAAGGAAACCAGGTCGACGGACATTGTGTGCCGGATTGGCGGTGAGGAGTTTGTGATCATCATGCCAGAGACCCCACTCCAAGGTGCGTGGTCTCATCTCGAGAAGATTCGCATTATCATTGAAAAGAAAATGCGATTCAAAGAGGGTAAGACGAGGTTTTCTGTCACCACAAGTGTGGGTGTTACGACAATCGGTCAGGGGTCTGATATCTCGAGCCAATCTTCACTGTACGTGTGTGCGGACAAGGCACTGTACCTCGCCAAGAAAAACGGGAAGAACAGGGTGTGTACAGTATCATTTTGA
- a CDS encoding methionine--tRNA ligase — protein MKSKYITTTLPYVNADPHIGFAFEVIQADVLARAWRLSGDTVFFSTGTDEHGQKIAEKADEKGESRQAYVDHYANEFLKLKEALGLSFDAFVRTTNEKHIYAAQELWRRCSAQGDIYKKKYSGLYCVGCESFKTESDLVDGTCPEHHTVPEQVEEENYFFALSKYQSYLEEYLSREGVIAPEWRREEALTFVRKGLEDFSISREKARLDWGIPVPGDDGQVMYVWFDALTNYISTLGWPDDVEGNYKKFWVDGETLQLAGKDQVRFQSIMWQAMLRSAGLPATDCVVYHGFITSDGHKMSKSIGNVISPYELVERYGTDATRYLLLRHVHPFEDTDITWERLDEWYTANLVNGLGNLVARVMKMAESYGVSYISSDDAPTVVTDETIQKSLDNIWLQIGELDAFIQHEEPFKKIKVDEKAAKNDVSYLLSRLNMVAHALSIVMPQTSKAIVTAIHENKKPENLFPRLV, from the coding sequence ATGAAAAGTAAATACATCACTACCACACTTCCGTATGTGAACGCCGATCCACACATCGGCTTTGCATTTGAGGTCATACAGGCAGATGTACTTGCGCGCGCGTGGCGCCTTAGTGGCGATACGGTATTTTTTAGTACCGGCACTGACGAACATGGGCAAAAGATAGCGGAGAAGGCAGATGAAAAAGGAGAGTCCAGGCAGGCGTACGTAGATCACTACGCGAATGAGTTTCTGAAACTCAAAGAAGCACTTGGCCTTTCTTTTGATGCGTTTGTACGTACGACAAATGAAAAGCATATCTATGCGGCACAGGAATTATGGCGTCGATGCAGCGCACAGGGGGATATATATAAAAAGAAATACAGTGGCCTCTACTGTGTGGGATGCGAGTCTTTCAAGACTGAAAGTGATTTGGTAGACGGCACGTGCCCAGAACATCACACGGTGCCTGAACAGGTGGAAGAGGAAAATTACTTCTTTGCACTTTCAAAATACCAAAGTTACCTTGAGGAATATCTTTCACGCGAAGGGGTTATCGCACCTGAGTGGCGTCGTGAAGAAGCGCTTACCTTTGTGCGAAAGGGTCTTGAAGACTTTAGTATTTCGCGTGAAAAAGCGCGCCTCGACTGGGGTATTCCTGTCCCGGGAGATGATGGGCAGGTGATGTATGTGTGGTTTGACGCACTCACCAACTACATCTCCACACTTGGATGGCCCGATGATGTTGAGGGGAATTATAAGAAATTCTGGGTAGACGGAGAGACGCTCCAACTCGCAGGGAAAGACCAAGTTCGCTTCCAATCCATCATGTGGCAGGCAATGCTTAGATCTGCAGGACTTCCCGCTACCGACTGTGTGGTTTATCACGGCTTCATTACCTCAGACGGTCATAAGATGAGTAAGTCTATAGGGAATGTCATAAGTCCTTATGAACTCGTAGAACGCTATGGTACCGATGCGACTCGCTACCTCCTCCTCCGTCACGTACATCCCTTTGAGGATACCGACATTACGTGGGAACGTCTCGATGAGTGGTATACCGCGAATCTAGTAAATGGCCTCGGCAATCTGGTAGCGCGTGTTATGAAAATGGCTGAGAGCTATGGTGTTTCGTATATCAGTTCAGACGATGCCCCCACAGTAGTTACTGATGAAACTATTCAAAAATCTTTGGATAATATTTGGTTACAGATTGGCGAACTTGACGCATTTATCCAACATGAAGAGCCATTCAAGAAAATAAAAGTTGATGAGAAAGCGGCAAAAAATGATGTGTCGTACCTACTCTCTCGCCTTAATATGGTTGCGCATGCACTCAGTATTGTAATGCCACAAACATCAAAAGCAATCGTAACTGCAATTCACGAAAACAAAAAACCCGAAAACCTTTTCCCACGCCTTGTATAG
- a CDS encoding glycine--tRNA ligase, with product MNETQITMDKIISLCKRRGFIYQGSEIYGGLAGTFDYGPLGLAVKKRIEHLWWKQFVDDRTDMFGIDASLISSASIWKASGHTSTFNDPLVEDLVSKKRYRADHLLEDAGHTAEGLTIGELTAKLKEHNIKSPEGNPVSEPKVFNLLFPVYMGAVESDESLAYLRGETAQGMFTNFKNILDSFSPKLPFGIAQIGRSFRNEIAPRDYIFRVRELEIMEFEYFIKETEWEAQFEAWRAEYHEWFASLGFALEDYKEVEVDGHDRAHYSKRTMDFYFKYPFGFKEIGGIAYRTDFDLRNHMEHSKVDLRYTEPETGEKSIPHVIEPTFGLGRTVLAVIAKAYSEDEMNGEVRTVLRFPAHLAPYRAAVSPLLKNKPELVAKAREVFLMLKKEFGNIAWDDNGNIGKRYRRQDEIGTPSCIVIDFDTLGEEKPELKDTVTVRNRDTGTQERIAISELIPYLQK from the coding sequence ATGAACGAAACCCAAATTACCATGGATAAGATAATCTCGCTGTGTAAACGACGCGGATTCATATACCAAGGCTCAGAAATTTATGGCGGGCTTGCAGGTACTTTTGACTATGGTCCTCTGGGACTCGCGGTCAAAAAGCGTATTGAACACCTGTGGTGGAAGCAGTTTGTGGATGATCGTACGGATATGTTTGGTATCGACGCGTCACTTATTTCGAGTGCATCTATCTGGAAAGCGTCGGGGCATACCAGCACATTCAACGACCCACTGGTTGAAGACCTTGTCTCAAAGAAGCGCTACCGCGCAGACCACCTCCTTGAGGATGCAGGGCACACTGCGGAAGGTCTTACCATCGGTGAACTCACGGCAAAACTGAAAGAGCACAATATAAAAAGTCCCGAAGGGAATCCTGTTTCAGAGCCAAAAGTCTTCAATCTTCTTTTCCCAGTCTATATGGGCGCAGTAGAGAGTGACGAATCACTTGCATACCTTCGTGGTGAGACTGCGCAGGGAATGTTTACGAATTTCAAAAATATCCTTGATTCCTTCTCCCCAAAACTTCCGTTTGGTATTGCACAAATAGGTCGCTCGTTTAGGAATGAGATTGCTCCGCGCGACTACATCTTTCGTGTGCGTGAACTTGAGATTATGGAGTTTGAGTATTTCATTAAAGAAACAGAATGGGAAGCACAGTTTGAAGCGTGGCGCGCTGAGTATCACGAATGGTTTGCATCACTCGGCTTTGCACTTGAGGATTATAAAGAAGTTGAAGTCGACGGACACGACCGCGCGCACTACAGCAAGCGCACGATGGACTTCTACTTCAAGTATCCATTTGGCTTCAAGGAGATTGGCGGTATTGCATACCGTACTGACTTTGATCTCAGAAATCACATGGAACACAGCAAGGTAGATCTTCGCTACACCGAGCCTGAAACGGGCGAGAAAAGTATTCCGCATGTTATCGAGCCAACCTTTGGCTTGGGACGTACCGTACTCGCCGTGATTGCAAAGGCATACAGCGAAGACGAGATGAATGGGGAAGTACGTACCGTGCTCCGCTTTCCCGCACATCTTGCGCCATACCGCGCTGCGGTCTCACCGCTTTTGAAGAATAAGCCGGAGCTCGTCGCAAAGGCACGTGAGGTTTTCCTTATGCTCAAAAAGGAGTTTGGCAATATCGCGTGGGACGATAATGGTAATATTGGTAAGCGATACCGCCGCCAGGACGAGATTGGTACCCCATCATGTATCGTGATTGACTTCGACACTTTAGGGGAAGAAAAACCAGAATTGAAAGACACCGTCACCGTGAGAAACCGCGACACCGGCACACAGGAGCGTATCGCTATTTCTGAACTCATACCCTATTTACAAAAATAA
- a CDS encoding recombination protein O N-terminal domain-containing protein — MAYKTYITEALVCESIDSQTSDRSFLLFTREAGMVYAHAQSVREERSKHRYSLQECAHARVTLVRGKAGWRVTGAEPLHNFYSLAHTREARAFVRNIVLLIRRIMQGETAHEKVFDEVVYACMHLEQHIPSKLECILSLRILHALGYIASEASIGAYLDSPFASLDSNSLLVDTEKHCNTLITQALLESHL; from the coding sequence ATGGCGTATAAGACCTACATCACCGAGGCACTTGTCTGCGAAAGTATCGACAGTCAAACCTCTGATCGCTCATTTCTCCTTTTTACCCGTGAGGCGGGTATGGTGTATGCACATGCGCAGAGTGTCCGCGAGGAACGCTCGAAGCATCGCTACTCACTCCAAGAATGCGCGCATGCACGCGTCACTCTTGTACGCGGAAAGGCGGGGTGGCGCGTGACGGGAGCAGAACCACTACATAATTTCTACAGTCTTGCACACACACGCGAAGCACGTGCTTTTGTGCGTAATATCGTGCTTCTCATTCGACGCATCATGCAAGGTGAAACAGCTCACGAGAAAGTTTTTGACGAAGTCGTGTATGCGTGTATGCATTTAGAGCAACACATCCCTTCGAAACTCGAATGTATTCTTTCGCTTCGCATATTGCATGCTCTCGGGTATATTGCGAGTGAAGCCTCAATTGGTGCATATCTCGATAGTCCTTTTGCCTCTCTGGACAGTAATAGCCTTCTTGTGGATACAGAAAAACACTGTAATACACTTATTACTCAGGCACTTTTGGAGAGCCACTTGTAG
- a CDS encoding D-alanyl-D-alanine carboxypeptidase family protein: MRTFFARFGLAITILLITVIGVLSYTLYRQDVAINILSETYMRTTNELSATQGTLSEKEAGLTAKEMTLEETKGALALAEENAIELSRLLKEETERNDAFEGQIKKVSGTVVKLDKLSKMDSELLMKYSKIYFLNEHYVPPKVVPIASTSLLRTDTPEYIDTRVAPFLTDMFEDALEDGIELKVVSGYRSFDEQKSLKNAYTVTYGSGANTFSADQGYSEHQLGTTIDLTTPAIGGTYTSFADTEAYAWLLEHAHRYGFVLSYPKDNAYYVFEPWHWRFVGEDLADDLHDDGKSFYDTDQRKIDTYLISIFD; this comes from the coding sequence ATGCGCACATTCTTTGCTCGTTTCGGACTCGCTATCACAATACTCCTTATCACTGTGATTGGTGTACTTTCGTACACCCTATATCGTCAAGATGTAGCTATCAATATCTTAAGCGAGACGTATATGCGCACAACAAATGAACTCAGTGCGACACAGGGCACTTTGAGTGAAAAAGAAGCAGGACTTACCGCAAAAGAAATGACGCTCGAGGAAACAAAGGGTGCTCTCGCACTTGCAGAGGAAAACGCAATTGAATTGAGTCGCCTCCTTAAAGAAGAAACGGAACGTAATGATGCCTTTGAGGGCCAAATCAAAAAAGTATCAGGAACTGTGGTAAAGCTCGATAAGCTTTCCAAAATGGATTCTGAACTCCTCATGAAGTACTCAAAAATATATTTCCTTAACGAACACTACGTACCCCCCAAAGTCGTTCCGATTGCTTCAACGTCTTTGCTCCGTACTGATACTCCTGAATACATCGACACCCGTGTTGCACCTTTTCTCACGGATATGTTTGAAGATGCTTTGGAAGATGGTATTGAACTCAAGGTAGTCTCTGGGTATCGCTCCTTTGACGAGCAAAAAAGTCTCAAGAATGCATACACCGTAACCTACGGCTCTGGTGCTAATACCTTCTCTGCTGACCAAGGCTACTCAGAGCATCAACTCGGTACAACGATAGACCTCACCACACCTGCTATTGGTGGCACCTACACCTCCTTTGCGGATACCGAGGCGTACGCATGGCTTCTTGAACATGCACACCGTTATGGTTTTGTTCTCTCCTACCCAAAAGACAATGCGTACTATGTCTTTGAGCCATGGCATTGGCGCTTCGTTGGTGAAGATCTTGCTGACGACCTCCATGACGACGGAAAATCTTTCTACGATACAGACCAGCGAAAAATCGATACCTATCTCATCTCAATTTTTGATTAA
- a CDS encoding 30S ribosomal protein S6 → MTESTMPVAEVTQDNFDERNTYEFAFHVLPTVAEGEVAGVFESLKAHITKVGEIVNVEAPERVDLVYAIVKSMEGKNRKFTSAYFGWVRFKLEADKLAALMEELSTESAVFRHLLIKLTREEEAHPFRFHENRKSVKMVEVINEEEILEEVQTEVEENVEVSEAALEESLEKITQDGVIPEKV, encoded by the coding sequence ATGACAGAATCAACAATGCCAGTAGCCGAGGTGACTCAAGACAATTTCGATGAGCGAAATACGTATGAGTTTGCCTTCCACGTTCTTCCAACGGTTGCTGAAGGGGAAGTAGCAGGTGTCTTTGAGTCACTCAAGGCCCACATTACCAAGGTCGGAGAAATCGTAAACGTAGAAGCTCCTGAGCGGGTAGACCTCGTCTACGCAATCGTAAAGTCCATGGAGGGCAAGAACCGCAAGTTCACGAGCGCATACTTTGGATGGGTCAGGTTCAAACTTGAAGCAGACAAATTGGCTGCACTCATGGAGGAATTGAGCACCGAAAGCGCTGTGTTCCGCCATCTTCTTATCAAACTCACCCGAGAAGAAGAAGCGCACCCATTCCGCTTCCACGAAAACCGTAAATCAGTCAAAATGGTAGAGGTAATCAACGAGGAAGAAATCCTCGAAGAAGTACAAACTGAAGTTGAGGAAAATGTAGAAGTATCAGAAGCAGCACTCGAAGAGTCACTCGAAAAAATTACTCAAGACGGAGTAATACCAGAAAAAGTATAA
- a CDS encoding slipin family protein — translation MEFTTFLFGAAFFLLIAGLRVVDQYERGVVLTLGKYTGMRAPGLTWIFIGIQTMQKVDLRITTIDIPQQEVITKDNVPVGINAVVYFQVESADKATLNIKDFTLAVSQYAQAALRDVIGGIELDTLLSEREQISLEIKKIVDGATGEWGVNVTDIKVQDIELPADMKRIMAKQAESERERRAVIIRAEGEFTAAERLAQAAERLGAVPGGMSLRTLATIEKINPDPSKTVIFALPVEIMEGLQSLSTILKDKSK, via the coding sequence ATGGAGTTCACTACATTTTTATTCGGCGCTGCTTTTTTCCTTCTTATAGCGGGTCTTCGTGTTGTTGATCAGTATGAGCGGGGTGTCGTGCTCACTTTGGGGAAGTACACCGGTATGCGTGCTCCAGGGCTTACATGGATTTTTATTGGCATTCAAACAATGCAGAAAGTCGACCTTCGCATCACCACGATTGATATTCCTCAGCAGGAAGTTATCACGAAGGATAATGTGCCGGTCGGTATCAATGCAGTTGTCTATTTCCAAGTAGAGTCAGCAGATAAGGCGACTCTCAATATTAAAGACTTCACGCTAGCCGTCTCACAGTACGCGCAAGCGGCACTCCGTGATGTTATTGGTGGTATTGAGCTTGATACACTCCTCTCAGAACGTGAGCAAATTTCGCTTGAGATTAAAAAGATTGTGGATGGCGCCACCGGCGAGTGGGGTGTGAATGTCACCGATATTAAGGTACAAGACATCGAGCTTCCTGCAGATATGAAGCGCATCATGGCTAAACAAGCAGAGTCAGAGCGCGAACGACGCGCGGTTATCATTCGTGCAGAGGGCGAGTTCACTGCAGCAGAGCGTCTTGCGCAGGCGGCAGAGCGTCTCGGCGCTGTTCCCGGAGGCATGTCACTGCGCACCCTTGCGACCATCGAAAAGATAAACCCCGACCCATCAAAGACCGTCATCTTCGCACTTCCCGTTGAGATTATGGAAGGACTCCAATCGCTCTCAACCATACTCAAGGATAAGAGTAAATAA